A single genomic interval of Thermococcus sp. Bubb.Bath harbors:
- a CDS encoding metal-dependent transcriptional regulator, with protein TIYILHKNKGIIRVKDIAKMMRVKPPSVVDALKKLNEKGLVEYEKYDRILLTEKGKEIAETTYSKHLLLTQFFIDILGIPPEIAEHDACQFEHYVSEITVQRIREFAQFIQEQCPYVLKQFIKEKLAENQKK; from the coding sequence ACTATATACATCCTCCACAAGAACAAAGGAATCATTCGGGTTAAGGACATAGCTAAGATGATGCGCGTAAAGCCGCCGAGCGTCGTCGATGCGCTTAAAAAGCTCAACGAAAAGGGCCTAGTTGAATACGAGAAATACGACAGGATTCTGCTTACCGAGAAGGGCAAAGAAATAGCCGAAACAACGTACTCAAAGCACCTCCTCCTCACGCAGTTCTTCATAGACATCCTCGGTATTCCGCCAGAGATAGCGGAGCACGACGCCTGTCAGTTCGAGCACTACGTCAGTGAGATAACCGTGCAGAGGATAAGGGAGTTCGCCCAGTTTATCCAAGAGCAGTGCCCCTACGTGCTCAAGCAGTTCATCAAAGAGAAGCTGGCAGAGAATCAGAAAAAATGA